The sequence below is a genomic window from bacterium.
TAGTAGGCTCCATGCCTGGGAATTATGATGACTATCTGTTCCACGTAAACGCAGCAGAAGTGAAGCCAGTTGAGATTGATGGGTACCCGGATGAACTCATCTTTGACGGATTCGGGAACGTATTCTGTTCCGCCGATGGATGGATCTTCTGGTATGACACCAAAAGCGGCTCGTTTGTTGAGTGTCCTGGGTTTGACGTTGACTTCTACGTATTCGCGCGAGACGCATCAGGCTTTGCCTATGTAGCTTCAGAGGACGGTCTTTGGCGCTTCGACGGAGATCAATGGCACCAGATTGCCGACGGAACGGTCTGGGCGCCATTCCCGTACGGCCCCAGCGGTTTCTCGTTCGCAGAGGACGGCACGCTGTGGGCCTACGCAGGCGCCGGGTTGCTCCGGCGCGACGAGCAGAGCGGCCAGCTCTTCACCGAGGGGTGCGGGATAAACCTGGTATTTGAGTATGACGACGATAGCACATGGCGGAACGGCGTCAGGGGAATCGCGGCGCTAGAGGGCACCCAGATGGTTGTAGGCACGCGGTCCGACGGCCTGCTTGTTTTCGATGGCCACCAGTTCTCACACGTCGGATTCGGCGACGGTCCGCCGGACAACATCATAACGGATTTGGTTGAGGACTTCCGCGGCCGGATGTGGGTCGGTGAGAGCGGCGCTTTTGGCATCGGTTGTTACGATGGCGCTGCTTGGGATTATTTTGACCCAGAGGGCGTCTTCAGCTGGTTTGAGGTGGCCGCGACATGTGTGGACACCAACGGCTCGATTCAATTCTTCGAGTACCCAGGAAGACTGATAAGCTTCGATGGCGCTGAGTTCTTGGTTCAGGAGGGATACGACCACGGCGTGACGGACTGCGTTGGGGTTCAAATGGAGCCTGCGGCAGATGGCGAGCTCTGGGTGAGCCTCGAAGGGTCTGACTTCTACGACTTTTCAGGTGCAGCGCGGATACGAGGAGATGATTGGGAGCTATTCCCAACCTATGACCTCTTCCCCGGACGCGCGGTCAGTTTTGGGCCCGCCCAATTCGGTTGTGGCACCCATGCCAAGACCAGCGGTGATCGGGGAAGGGCCCCGACAATTGTAATGGCGCCGGACAACCGCGTCTGGCTCATCCTGGGCAGCGTTATTAGGACGTTTGACGGCCGGAATTGGGGCGGCGGCTCTCTTCCGACTCCCGTGCCATTCGCCCAGTCCGACGTTTCTGGCGCCGTGTTTGACGTTGAAGAACGGCTTGTTTTCTTCACGGCGCAGGGCGTCTTCCGGTCAGACGGAGAGTGTTGGACGCAGCTCTACGAGGAGTCCGCGTTGAAGGGGACGATCGATGCGGATGGCGCAATCTGGTTCATCGGATTTGACCAAATGTGGAAATTCGAGCTCGTCTCGATCAAGCCCGACGGGACGGTGATAACGTTAGACGAAACCGATGGACTGGCCGACTGTAATCTGCTCTGCGTCACTGTCGATCATAACGGCGACAAGTGGGTCGGCACAACCGGTGGGCTTTCTCGCGTCGAGAACGACGGCCCTGCACAGCAATCGCTTCAGCTCTCGACCAGCGTCAACCCGCAAGGCGTCTTGACCCTGAGCGCGCAGCTCACCAACGCCGGAAGGATCATTCCTGTCTCGCTGTGGCTCGCCTGCCAATATAACGGTCAGTTCTACTACTACCCCGATTGGGGCCAGACGCCGACTCCGGTCGATCTCACGCTCAGTGCCTCCTCCATTCAACCTCACGTGCTGCTGAACATCGACACGAGTTCTCTCCCGCCCGGTGACTACACGTTCTACGGCGGCGTCAGCCTCCTCGGCGGCATGGACTTGCTTATCGGCGCCCGAGGCAACAAGATCGCCGTCGCGACATATTCATCACCAGTCTTGTGAAGATCGGAATATCCTCGAACAGCCCGCCGGGTTTCGATTCGTGCTATGCCAGCAATTCCTACCCAATACGACACGGTGTTTGCTGGGACAACCTTATCGAGGGAGCAAACAGCGCTATGGAGCGCATGTGTACGGGCCATGGATGAGACTGTGAAAACTGCTGTGCCCGTAAGGCAGAAATATGTAACCTCAATCGTAGCTGATTTGTTTTCCACTAGGAGCTGGGGAATGATCGTCTCTCCTACAGCTGTCTTTTGGAACTTAACGGAGTGACATCAAGGAGCCGGTCTAAATGCCGATTTTTGAATACCATTGCGACGATTGCGGGAGGGATTTCGAGGCGCTCGTCTCCCCAGGCGAGCAGGTATCTGAGTGTAAACATTGCCGAAGCGAGCACATAAGACGGCGCTTTTCATCCTTTTCAACCAGAACTGACACATACACCTCATCAAACCGAGACTCTGCCATAACCTCGAGCTGCGCCTCCTGCAATTCAGGCCACTGTTCCACATGCCACCACTGACGCAATGTCCCATGACCGAATCGACAGCATCGTTTTCGACATGGACGGGACGGTTGTGCTGGCCCGGGACATCGCCATCCAATCTGTGCACCAGGGCACAAGAGAGATGTTTCTAGAGCTCGGCATCGACGCTGAGCTCCCTACCAGAGAGAGAATCCTCGACAGCATAGGGAAGCCATCGCCTGAGTACTTCGCCTCGCTATTCCCCGATCTTGAGCCCTCCGTCAGAAGCAGAATCCAGCAGCGAATATATCAACTTGAGGCGAAGCTCCTCGCCGAAGGGGCTGGGTCCTTCGCGCCCGGCGCGCCCGGCGCGCTTGTCAAGCTGCGTCGGATGGGCCTCAAACTTGGCCTCGCCAGCAACTGCGGCATGGGGTTCCTCAAAGGCAACATCGACGCGTTCGGGCTCGACAAATACTTCGACATGGTCCTATGTAGCGGCATGCGTGGCTATCCGCCTAAGGCGGCTCTGCTGAAGGAGATACTCGCGGAGTTTGGCTCCAAAAGGGCAATGATGGTCGGCGATAGGTGTTACGATATCGAGGCCGCAATTGAGTGCAAGATGATCCCGGTGGGCGTCCATTACGGCTACGGCGCTCCGGGTGAGCTTCAAGGAGCAGAACTTCTCATACAAGACCTCAACGAGCTGCCCAATATGCTTGACGGCTCCAAGTCTAAAAGCCAACTCACCGGAGACCCCAATGCGAGTTGAACGTCTTACGGTGGGACCCCTCGACGTCAACTGCTATATCTTATGGGACGACACCTCGCATGAGGCGATAATCATCGACCCCGGAGCGGAGCCCGACCGCATACTCGACACCATCAGGAGCATCGGGCTTACCGTCAAGATGATCGTCAACACTCACGGCCATGTTGACCACACAGGCGCAAACAAGGAGATCAAAGAAGCGCTCGGCTGTCCCATATTGATGCATCAAGACGACCTTTATCTCCTGAACGACGAATGTGGCATTCCAATTGCGGAGCTGATCGGCGCCTCGACCTCGCCGCCCCCCGATCGAACGCTTGTAGATGGCGAGAAGCTCAGATTGGGCAAGACCAATATCGAGATCATTCACACACCCGGCCACACGCCGGGCAGTGTGTGCCTTCTTGCAGACGGAACTCTCTTTACAGGGGACACGCTCTTTGTCTCCGCCCTCGGCCGAACCGACCTTCCAGGCGGTTCACAGAGCCAGCTTCTGGAGTCGATCAGACAGCGCCTTCTGATCCTTCCCGACGACACAATTGTCCTCCCAGGCCACGCCTACGGCCCCCCACAATCGACTATCGAGCAAGAGCGCCAAACAAATCCCTTCTTAGCGTAGGAGGCTCGTATCCGATGACCAAGACCTCCACGCAATCAAACTCCTTCCCCGAAGCACCCCAATAATCAGATTGACCGTTCGCGAAGTTGTCTGTTGCAGTTACTTAACACGTAGATAGAGGAGTTCATGTTGCAGTCCGAACTGGTGCCTCCTTCACCTGCCGGGTGGAAATGAGGGACCGAGGCTGCAATCCCCGACAGGGGATACCGTGGGTAGCCGTGCGTGCAACGCAACGGGAGGGTTATCATAAGGAGCTCTCCTTATTACCGTCAGGCTGCGCCTGCGGCTACCCGTGGTGTGCCCTTTCGGGCAAAATCCCATGCGCCCCATCCCCGAGGCGGCCACAACATTCCCCTCTTCAATCTGATTATTCGGGAGCAATTTGGCCCTTGATATTCTAGCAGGCAATCATTATATCTATATTGAGGCGCGCTGGCCGGTCCGCACGTGCGCTTTTGGGTTTGACGCTGCCAAGATCTCGCTATGAATAGGCTGCAAAAGCTCTAGAAGGGAGGAGTTAGCGATGAGAAGATTTCTTGTTGCGGTCTTGTTGGCGGGCATTTTAGGACTGCCTTCGTGCTCGCCGGCGATGAAACTAGAGACGTTCACGAACATCAATGTCATCACGAAAGCGATACTTGTTGACGGCCCGTTCGTCTGGGCAGGGACGGACGGCGGCCTAGTCCGGTGGTGCATGCCAAATGGCTCAAGCGACAGATTCACGACGTCAGAAGGCCTCGCTAGCAATCACGTTTTCTCTCTTGCCCTCGACCTATCGGGTGGCGTATGGGTCGGCACTTTTGGAGGTGCAAGCAGAAATTACAGAGAGACTTGGTCTAGCTTCGACGGTAATTCGCGCCTCATTAGCCCTAGGGTCGAGGCGGTATTTACATCTAGCGATGGGAGAGTCTGGTTCGGCACGGCCGGCGGCGTTACCGTCTTCGACTGGGAGAGCTTCGAGAGCTACACCGTCCAGGATGGCCTCGCCGACAGCTGGGTGAAGGATATTACGGAATGCGCCGGTATCCTTTATTTCGCGACCACAAACGGAGTATCAGTCTATGACGGCTCGTCTTGGCAAAGAATGAGCACTGACGACGGCCTTCCCAGCAATGACATCAGCTGCTTGACAGCCACTGCCAACCGCCTTTTCATCGGCACCCACGGCTCCGGCGTCTGCCTCTTCGATGGGAACGTGCTGCAGCCCTTCACATCGGATGATGGCATCCAGGGTTCGGTCATCGCTGATCTTTATGCCGACCCGAGGGGCTATGTATGGGCGGCAACCGAGCTTGGTGCCTCCGTCTGGACAGATCCTGGTTGGCTCTCTTTCAACTATCTAGACGGCCTACCCGACGATCAGCTCCTGTCGATCGCGGCCGATGCGGATGGGAACGTTTACATCGGAACGGCAGCAAACGGGCTTTGGTGCTGGTATCAGGACAATGCCTTCTTTCTCACTTCTCCTGAGGGCCTGCTGGACAATCAGGTCCACTGCGTAACTCCTACCTCTGATGGCAGCATCTGGTTCGGCTGTGAGGAAGGGCTCTCAGTCCTCCAAACGGACGGGCTTTGGCAGTCATATCGCGATGTTGCAGGCAGGACACTTGGGAAGGTCAACGCGATCGTTGAGGCCCCGGGCAGCCAAGTCTGGCTGGGCACCGACCTGGCGGGGCTTGCCCACTTTGACGCTGGTCACTGGTCTTCGCTCAACTCTGACGATGGTCTTTGCAGCAACACTGTGCATTCGCTCGCCATCCTTGGGGACGTACTGTTGGCTGGGACCGCCGAAGGCCTGTCTGCTTATGACGGAGCGAGATTCTACTCCCTGACCGCTGATGATGGCTTGCCGTTTGCGTCAATCGACGTGCTCGCTATCGATCCTGAGGGAAGGGTCCTGATGGGAAACAACTCCACCGAAGGAGGCCTCGTCATCCTGCAAGGCTCACAATTGACACATTACACGGTCGATGACGGCCTACCTTCCAACGGCATTTATTCAATAAATGCCGACCGACAGAGCGTTGTCTGGATCGGCACCAACCTAGGAGCAGTTCGCTGGGACGCTGAGGGAATCACCACGTTCGGCAGGGCGGAAGGGCTTGTCAACTTCGTAGTAACAGCAATCACCTATGACCCTTCTGGAGACGTTTGGCTCGCAACCGCAGGTGGCGTCTCACACTACGATGGCCAGTGTTTCGAGAACTTCACACAGGCCGAAGGCATAGCGGACAATCGTGTCCAGGACATCACCCTGGGCAACCATGGAGACCTATGGCTTGCGACGCTTGGTGGCGCAACAGAAATACAGTTCGTGTCCGCAGCAGAGCCGCAGATCGATGTCTCTGTCTCAAAACCCAGCTACAGGCCAGGGGAAACTGTCTCGTGTGTCGTCTCGCTGTCAAACCCCGGCCAGACAAGACCCCTGGACATTTACATTGGCCTCATAACCCCAAACGGCGCCTTATACTCCTTCACAGCCGAGGGTCGATGGCTCAAGGACGATGTGAAGCCCTGGGCGCAAGGCATCACAATCCCCTCGGGCGCCAATATGGTCATGGACCCACTGGTATCGATTCATCTGCCGTCATATTATCCCTTGATCGTCGAACCCGGCAGCTACGCGTTCGCGGGCGCGATTTCAGATGCCTCGACCTCGAAATTCATCGGAGCAGCAGCTGTCGCGACCTTCCAGGTTACTGAGTGATAGAAAACTGGGCGGGCCAAGATAGGCCCCGCCGGGACATCTGCGAGGTCGAGTTCAACCAAAGGCAAGCCCTTGACGCTGAGCTCTATGGGGACCTCCAGGCCTGGCAAAAGAGGCGCCATAGAGATGGGGAAAGGTCTTAAAACAGGAGCCAGGGGCAGCCCTGGCTCACCATGACACACGCTCTCGATAACAATAGCCGCCGCACTGCGAAGATCGAGCTCCACGCATTCACTACGGGCCCGCCGTGCGCACCTGTTTTGCCTCAGCAGAAGCTTCAGAGACAAGGAGGTTCTTGCAACGCATCCCTCACGAACATACAATCCTTAATATCCGTTCGTCAGAGAAATCGTGTCCTAAAGAGGGCCCTCAGGAGCCATGTTTCGCAGCTCGAGAATCGCGCTTCTTCTGCTGGCCATCGGCTTCGTCGTCATCCTTGTAGCTCTCTATCCGGAGTGGCAGAAGCTCACAGTCCCAAGTGGGCCCACGGGGTCGGCCCAATCGTTTTCGCTCAAGCCGCCCAAACTGACTACCCAGGAGGGAGGGCCAACAAGCCCAGGCGCTCACCGGCCTCTTGAACTGGTCTGGTCATTCCAAACGCAGCACAAGTGGCAGTATCGCGACCCGTTTCTCAAGAAAGCTGTTGACCAGAGCGGCGGGGCGATCTGCTCCGGCATAGTCGTGGCTCACGACAGGATCTATTTCGGGAGCGAGGGTGGCTTCGTTTACTGCCTCTCGCTGGACGGGAGGCCAGTATGGAGTTTCGAGACGTTTGGCGCCAAGGTAGGCGAGCCTGTCGCCGCCCAGGATCGGCTCTTCTGTGGCTCTGAGGACAACTACCTTTACGCCCTTGCCCCAGAGATTGGAGAACAGCTCTATCGTTTCAACGCGAAGTCGGAGGTCCTGACGACGCCGCTTGTCGTCGGCGATCGCCTCGTAGTTGCTGCGCGGATGGGACGCATCTTCGCCCTCGGGCCCGCATTCGGGAAGGAGCTCTGGGTCTATCGGCATGACCACTTGTTCAAGTCATCTCCCGCAAGCGACGGCAAGACCGTGTTCATTGGCTCCGATTCCGAAGAGCTGCTGGCGCTAAACCTTCTGTCCGGCGAGCTTGAGTGGTCTTTTGACACCAAGAGCGCCGTGCGTTCCACTCCGGTCGTCTGTGCAGGTCGCATAATTGTGGCGTGCTGGGACGGACGTCTCCTCTCGATCTCGGCCTCGACGCATCAGCTGCTGTTTGAGACGCAGCTTCGAGGCTTTGTCAAATCCACGCCTCAGCTGGGCACGGGACGCATCTATGCCTCAACGCTTGACGGTCTTGTGTATGCGCTCTCGGCCACAGACGGGAGTATTCTCTGGTCGGTTAAGTGTGGTGATGTGGTCGAGGCCTCGCCTCTGTTGTCTTCAGACGAGAAGATGCTTTACGTTGGCAACTGGGACGGCATGTTCTACGTTCTGGACGCTGACACCGGACAGATTTTGGCATCGAGAGACCTGGGCTGGATGGTGTCCCGACGGTCAGCGCTAACGCCCGATGGGAGGGTCTTGGTCGGGACCAAATCGGGCTTCATTTACTGTCTTTGGCCTTGAGCTGGCACATTATGGGGCTGAGGCGTGCTCATTTCCCGTGGCTGTGTCCGAGAGGAGGTTCAAGCGCCCAGAAGCCCCGGAACTGATGAAACAGGTCTTTAGGGGCAAGGTCTATGTGGACGGCAAAGAACAACAAATTGACAAAGCAGGAGTAGCTGTTTAAGTTCGATTTACACACTTAATGATGGTAACTCATTGACAATACATCTTTTGTAATAAGGAGGTAGAACTAATGAGGCGTTCGATTCTATGGTCTGCGTTTGTGTGCTTTTTGCTTGCGACGCTCACTTGCCCATCCCTGGGGCAGACGATTCTACCGTCGAGCACGATTATCAATTGGACGGAAAGCTCGTGCCGGGGTTGGGCAGGTTTCGAGGCGCGATACGGGAAGTTCTACGGGGTGGTCGAAGGTGGGCTCGTGATTGGCTCCATCGAGACAGGCGCATATACGGTCTTGACGACCACCCGGGGACTGCCGATGACAAGTGTCCAGAAGGCCTACATCGACGACACGGGCTTGATCTGGACATGTTGCTCGGTTAGGGAGGGCCGCTTGCCGTGGCTGGCATTTGACGGGCTGCGTTGGGTCG
It includes:
- a CDS encoding MBL fold metallo-hydrolase, translated to MRVERLTVGPLDVNCYILWDDTSHEAIIIDPGAEPDRILDTIRSIGLTVKMIVNTHGHVDHTGANKEIKEALGCPILMHQDDLYLLNDECGIPIAELIGASTSPPPDRTLVDGEKLRLGKTNIEIIHTPGHTPGSVCLLADGTLFTGDTLFVSALGRTDLPGGSQSQLLESIRQRLLILPDDTIVLPGHAYGPPQSTIEQERQTNPFLA
- a CDS encoding PQQ-binding-like beta-propeller repeat protein — protein: MFRSSRIALLLLAIGFVVILVALYPEWQKLTVPSGPTGSAQSFSLKPPKLTTQEGGPTSPGAHRPLELVWSFQTQHKWQYRDPFLKKAVDQSGGAICSGIVVAHDRIYFGSEGGFVYCLSLDGRPVWSFETFGAKVGEPVAAQDRLFCGSEDNYLYALAPEIGEQLYRFNAKSEVLTTPLVVGDRLVVAARMGRIFALGPAFGKELWVYRHDHLFKSSPASDGKTVFIGSDSEELLALNLLSGELEWSFDTKSAVRSTPVVCAGRIIVACWDGRLLSISASTHQLLFETQLRGFVKSTPQLGTGRIYASTLDGLVYALSATDGSILWSVKCGDVVEASPLLSSDEKMLYVGNWDGMFYVLDADTGQILASRDLGWMVSRRSALTPDGRVLVGTKSGFIYCLWP
- a CDS encoding two-component regulator propeller domain-containing protein gives rise to the protein MRRFLVAVLLAGILGLPSCSPAMKLETFTNINVITKAILVDGPFVWAGTDGGLVRWCMPNGSSDRFTTSEGLASNHVFSLALDLSGGVWVGTFGGASRNYRETWSSFDGNSRLISPRVEAVFTSSDGRVWFGTAGGVTVFDWESFESYTVQDGLADSWVKDITECAGILYFATTNGVSVYDGSSWQRMSTDDGLPSNDISCLTATANRLFIGTHGSGVCLFDGNVLQPFTSDDGIQGSVIADLYADPRGYVWAATELGASVWTDPGWLSFNYLDGLPDDQLLSIAADADGNVYIGTAANGLWCWYQDNAFFLTSPEGLLDNQVHCVTPTSDGSIWFGCEEGLSVLQTDGLWQSYRDVAGRTLGKVNAIVEAPGSQVWLGTDLAGLAHFDAGHWSSLNSDDGLCSNTVHSLAILGDVLLAGTAEGLSAYDGARFYSLTADDGLPFASIDVLAIDPEGRVLMGNNSTEGGLVILQGSQLTHYTVDDGLPSNGIYSINADRQSVVWIGTNLGAVRWDAEGITTFGRAEGLVNFVVTAITYDPSGDVWLATAGGVSHYDGQCFENFTQAEGIADNRVQDITLGNHGDLWLATLGGATEIQFVSAAEPQIDVSVSKPSYRPGETVSCVVSLSNPGQTRPLDIYIGLITPNGALYSFTAEGRWLKDDVKPWAQGITIPSGANMVMDPLVSIHLPSYYPLIVEPGSYAFAGAISDASTSKFIGAAAVATFQVTE
- a CDS encoding HAD family hydrolase, coding for MSHDRIDSIVFDMDGTVVLARDIAIQSVHQGTREMFLELGIDAELPTRERILDSIGKPSPEYFASLFPDLEPSVRSRIQQRIYQLEAKLLAEGAGSFAPGAPGALVKLRRMGLKLGLASNCGMGFLKGNIDAFGLDKYFDMVLCSGMRGYPPKAALLKEILAEFGSKRAMMVGDRCYDIEAAIECKMIPVGVHYGYGAPGELQGAELLIQDLNELPNMLDGSKSKSQLTGDPNAS